The Drosophila innubila isolate TH190305 unplaced genomic scaffold, UK_Dinn_1.0 184_U_U, whole genome shotgun sequence genome has a segment encoding these proteins:
- the LOC117793214 gene encoding uncharacterized protein LOC117793214, whose translation MDSKFRQKNETCEELKVLQSSVECMRTDLSVLSDAVATQAAYIRRLLKRNSVGLSKLSQRATFPLRSANDLKKLDLKITVDNKRIYINEMKNLLSQSSLSQSIKKIMIEKVRCV comes from the exons ATGGATTCCAAATTCCGAC aaaaaaatgagaCTTGTGAAGAATTGAAAGTATTGCAGTCCTCCGTAGAATGCATGAGGACGGATCTGTCTGTCCTTTCGGACGCTGTTGCCACCCAAGCGGCATACATTAGGAGACTTCTCAAGCGGAATTCTGTGGGATTATCCAAACTTTCGCAGAGGGCAACATTTCCTCTCAGATCTGCAAACGATCTGAAGAAGCTAGACCTCAAAATTACCGTAGATAATAAAcgaatatat ATTAACGAAATGAAAAATCTGCTCAGCCAATCCTCATTATcacaatcaattaaaaaaattatgatagaGAAAgttagatgtgtataa